In the genome of Ensifer sp. WSM1721, the window TGAGGGGCCGAAATCCTGGAGTATCCCCATGACCACCGCCGTCCTCTTTGACAATGTTTCCCGCTACTTCGGCGCCGTGCGCGCCGTCGATCGCGTGAACCTCAAGATCGCCGAGGGCGAGTTCTTCGCGATGCTCGGCCCCTCCGGCTCGGGCAAGACGACCTGCCTCAGGCTGATGGCCGGCTTCGAACAGCCGACCGGGGGGCACATCGAGATCTTCGGCGAGACCGCCGAAGGCGTGCCGCCTTACCGGCGCAGCGTCAATACCGTCTTCCAGGACTATGCGCTCTTCCCTCACCTCTCCATCCTGGAGAACGTCGCCTACGGCCTGATGGTCAAGGGGATCGGGCGGGAGGAAAGGCGCAAGGGCGCCGAGGACGCGCTCGCCATGGTCAAGCTGCCGGGCTACGGCACGCGCCGGCCGGGCCAGCTTTCGGGCGGCCAGCGCCAACGCGTGGCGCTTGCCCGTGCGCTCGTCAACAAACCCAAGGTTCTGCTTCTCGACGAACCGCTCGGCGCGCTCGATCTGAAGCTCCGCGAACAGATGCAGGAGGAGCTGAAGAGCCTGCAGAGATCGCTCGGCATCACCTTCGTTTTCGTCACCCACGATCAGGGCGAAGCGCTGTCGATGGCCGACCGCGTCGCCGTTTTCAACGAAGGCCGCATTCAGCAGCTCGGCAGCCCGGAGGAAGTCTACAATCGACCGAAGACCCGCTTCGTCGCCGATTTCGTCGGCTCGTCAAACGTGCTTTCGGCGGATCTCTGCCGGAAGCTGGGCCTGAAGGCGTCCTTCGCGAGCCTCCGGCCGGAGGCGGTCGCGATCGCGCCGCCGAGCGATGGTGCTCTCAGCCTCTCCGGCACCGTTGCCTCCCAGAGTTTCCTCGGCGCGACGAACCGCATCGTCATCGATGTCGAGGGCGCCCGCATTGCCGTGGCAAGCCCCGCGGCGCATGGCGTTCCGCCGATCGGCAGCCCGGTCACGATCAGCTTCGCCGGGCGCGACCTTCATCCGATGGAGGACGCATGAGCGTCGTTGCCGAAAGCATCATCCTTCCGGAGCGCCGCAGCACCGCCGGCCGCCTTTCGGATTTCTTCTGGAGGCACCCGCATGTGCTCCTTGCCATCCTGCTCGGGCCGCCGCTGCTCTGGCTGGGAATCGTGTATCTCGGCTCCCTCTTCGCGCTGCTCTTGCAGAGCTTCTTCTCGATCGACGAATTCTCGGGGCTGATCAATTACGAGTTTACGCTCGCCACCTACCGGCAGCTCCTGACCGACGCCAATCTCGACATCATCCTGCGCACCGTCATCATGGCGGCGCTGGTGACGCTCGTCTCCGCCGTCATCGCCTTTCCGATCGCCTATTACGCCGCCCGCTACGCGCGCGGAAAGTGGAAGGCGTTGTTCTATCTTGCGGTCATGCTGCCGCTCTGGTCGAGCTATCTCGTCAAGGTCTATGCCTGGAAGCTGATCCTCGCCAAGGAGGGCATTCTCACCTGGTTTTTTGAGAAGCTGAACCTTCTCTGGCTGCTCGATGCCTGGCTCTCGCTTCCCCTCGTCGGCGGCAACTCTCTGTCGGTCAGCTACACGGGCACCTTCATCGTCTTCGTCTATGTCTGGATGCCCTTCATGATCCTGCCGATCCAGGCGGCACTGGAACGCGTGCCGGGCAATCTCATCGAGGCCTCATCGGACCTCGGCGGCACGCCCGCCCAGACCTTCCGCTACGTGCTTTTCCCGCTGGCGCTGCCGGGCATCGTCGCCGGCTCGATCTTCACCTTCTCGCTGACGCTCGGCGACTACATCATCCCGCAGATCGTCGGCTCGTCGCGGCTCTTCATCGGCCAGGCCGTCTATGCCCAGCAGGGCACCGCCGGCAACATTCCGCTCGCGGCCGCCTTCACGGTCGTGCCGATCGTCATCATGGGCGCCTATCTCTGGATGGCCAAACGCATGGGGGCCTTCGATGCGCTCTGAGAAAGCGAACCGCGCGCCTCTCGGCCTGAAGATCGCTGCCGCCGGCGGCCTCGCCTTCATGCATCTGCCGATTCTCCTGATCTTTCTCTACGCCTTCACGACGGAGGAGAAGAGCTATCAGTTCCCACCGCCGGGGCTGACGGCGCAATGGTTCGCCATAGCCTGGAGCCGGCCGGATGTCTGGGCGGCGCTGACGCTCTCGGTCAAGGTCGCCGCGATCGCGACCGCGGCCGCGCTCGTTCTTGGTACGCTCTGTGCCGCAGCGGTCAGCCAGACCCGCTTCTTCGGCCGCGAGACAGTCTCGCTGCTCGTGATCCTGCCGATTGCGCTGCCCGGCATCATCACCGGCATCGCGCTGCGGTCCGCCTTCTCGATGGCGGACATCCCGTTCTCGTTCTGGACGATCGTGCTCGGCCACGCGACCTTTTGCATCGTCGTCGTCTACAACAATGCGGTCGCGCGCTTCCGCCGGATTTCCGGCTCGCTGATTGAGGCCTCGATGGACCTCGGCGCCGATGGCTTCCAGACCTTCCGCTACGTGATCCTGCCGAATATCGGCACGGCGCTGCTTGCCGGCGGCATGCTCGCCTTCGCCCTTTCCTTCGACGAGGTCATCGTTACGACCTTCACCGCCGGCCAGCAATCGACGCTGCCGATCTGGATGCTCGAAGAACTGATCCGTCCGCGCCAGCGCCCGGTGACCAATGTCGTCGCCATGGTCGTCGTCATCGTCACCTTCCTGCCGATCCTCGGCGCCTATTACCTCACCCGCGACGGCGACCAGATCGCCGGAGCCGGCAAATGATTTCGCACTTGAAGGGAGAACAGACATGGACACCCAACTCTTGATCGGATCGCGCTTCGAGGCCGGAACCGAGGCGGAGGAGAACATCCTGAACCCGAGGACGGGCGCCAAGATCGTCGATCTCGCCGAGGCCTCCCATGCGCAGATCGACGCCGCCGTCGATGCCGCCGAGCGGGCCTTCGTCACATGGTCGCAGACGACACCTGCCGAACGCTCCAATGCCCTTTTGAAGATCGCCGACGCGATCGAGAAGAACGCGGACGACTTCGCCGCGTTGGAAGCACTGAACTGCGGCAAGCCGATCAACGCCGTGAAGAACGACGAATTGCCGGCGATCATCGACTGCT includes:
- a CDS encoding ABC transporter ATP-binding protein: MTTAVLFDNVSRYFGAVRAVDRVNLKIAEGEFFAMLGPSGSGKTTCLRLMAGFEQPTGGHIEIFGETAEGVPPYRRSVNTVFQDYALFPHLSILENVAYGLMVKGIGREERRKGAEDALAMVKLPGYGTRRPGQLSGGQRQRVALARALVNKPKVLLLDEPLGALDLKLREQMQEELKSLQRSLGITFVFVTHDQGEALSMADRVAVFNEGRIQQLGSPEEVYNRPKTRFVADFVGSSNVLSADLCRKLGLKASFASLRPEAVAIAPPSDGALSLSGTVASQSFLGATNRIVIDVEGARIAVASPAAHGVPPIGSPVTISFAGRDLHPMEDA
- a CDS encoding ABC transporter permease, coding for MSVVAESIILPERRSTAGRLSDFFWRHPHVLLAILLGPPLLWLGIVYLGSLFALLLQSFFSIDEFSGLINYEFTLATYRQLLTDANLDIILRTVIMAALVTLVSAVIAFPIAYYAARYARGKWKALFYLAVMLPLWSSYLVKVYAWKLILAKEGILTWFFEKLNLLWLLDAWLSLPLVGGNSLSVSYTGTFIVFVYVWMPFMILPIQAALERVPGNLIEASSDLGGTPAQTFRYVLFPLALPGIVAGSIFTFSLTLGDYIIPQIVGSSRLFIGQAVYAQQGTAGNIPLAAAFTVVPIVIMGAYLWMAKRMGAFDAL
- a CDS encoding ABC transporter permease, producing the protein MRSEKANRAPLGLKIAAAGGLAFMHLPILLIFLYAFTTEEKSYQFPPPGLTAQWFAIAWSRPDVWAALTLSVKVAAIATAAALVLGTLCAAAVSQTRFFGRETVSLLVILPIALPGIITGIALRSAFSMADIPFSFWTIVLGHATFCIVVVYNNAVARFRRISGSLIEASMDLGADGFQTFRYVILPNIGTALLAGGMLAFALSFDEVIVTTFTAGQQSTLPIWMLEELIRPRQRPVTNVVAMVVVIVTFLPILGAYYLTRDGDQIAGAGK